A stretch of Synechococcus sp. MIT S9220 DNA encodes these proteins:
- a CDS encoding ABC transporter permease subunit (The N-terminal region of this protein, as described by TIGR01726, is a three transmembrane segment that identifies a subfamily of ABC transporter permease subunits, which specificities that include histidine, arginine, glutamine, glutamate, L-cystine (sic), the opines (in Agrobacterium) octopine and nopaline, etc.), whose product MKRKRFPWLEIVLLILVLTLVGILVNNLAVNLIRTGLGLSFEWLWQPAGFALSEHTLPYQPGDSTSWALLVSWLNSLRVIACSIVLATVLGVGAGAARRSLNPLLRQLAALYVGLIRQIPLLLQLLFWYFVAFLGLPSEPMAPVGALISLSNQGVAILGLNLSVEFSAVLVGLSVFTGAAIAEVVRGGLDSVPKGQWEAFRSLGISELLGLKKVVLPQALPAILPALSSQYLNLAKNSTLAIAVGFADLYAVSDTAITQTGRAIEGFLILLLSFLALNLLINGGMQVLNRIVVRPAQRT is encoded by the coding sequence ATGAAACGGAAACGCTTCCCATGGCTTGAGATCGTCCTGTTGATCTTGGTTCTCACGCTTGTGGGAATTCTGGTCAACAACCTGGCGGTGAATCTGATCCGCACAGGCTTAGGGCTGAGTTTCGAATGGCTCTGGCAGCCTGCAGGATTCGCACTCAGCGAACACACACTTCCCTATCAACCAGGAGACAGCACATCCTGGGCTTTGCTGGTGAGCTGGCTCAACAGCCTCCGGGTGATCGCATGCAGCATCGTGCTGGCTACGGTGCTGGGTGTTGGGGCCGGAGCTGCAAGACGAAGTCTCAATCCCCTGCTCCGGCAGCTGGCGGCCTTGTACGTGGGCTTGATCCGCCAAATCCCATTGCTGCTGCAGCTGCTCTTCTGGTATTTCGTGGCTTTTCTTGGCCTGCCATCCGAACCGATGGCTCCCGTTGGAGCGCTGATCAGCCTCTCCAATCAAGGCGTCGCCATCCTCGGTCTGAACCTGAGCGTGGAGTTTTCTGCGGTTTTGGTGGGCTTAAGCGTCTTCACTGGTGCGGCGATCGCGGAGGTGGTTCGCGGCGGGCTCGACTCCGTCCCTAAAGGCCAGTGGGAAGCATTCCGCAGCCTGGGAATCAGCGAACTCCTGGGCCTGAAAAAGGTTGTGTTGCCACAGGCTTTGCCGGCCATTCTTCCGGCCCTGAGCAGTCAGTATTTAAATCTGGCCAAAAACAGCACGCTGGCAATCGCCGTTGGCTTTGCAGATCTCTACGCCGTGAGTGATACAGCGATCACTCAGACCGGTAGAGCCATAGAAGGATTCCTGATCCTTTTGCTGAGCTTTCTTGCACTGAATCTTCTGATCAATGGAGGCATGCAGGTGCTGAATCGAATCGTGGTTCGTCCTGCACAGCGCACTTAG
- a CDS encoding DUF2811 domain-containing protein, translating into MDRNHLERCMETQPTTASDAESPFVSLEAEIPEVLYQGMKAFIGSNPAWDQYQVMSSALAQFLFQNGCSERAVMERYLDDLFSRSQA; encoded by the coding sequence ATGGATCGCAATCATTTGGAGCGCTGCATGGAAACGCAGCCGACCACGGCATCGGATGCTGAATCACCCTTCGTAAGTCTTGAAGCTGAAATCCCTGAAGTGCTCTATCAGGGCATGAAAGCCTTCATCGGATCCAATCCGGCTTGGGATCAATACCAGGTGATGAGCTCAGCTCTCGCCCAGTTCCTGTTTCAAAACGGCTGTTCCGAGCGCGCCGTCATGGAGCGCTATCTCGATGATCTGTTCAGTCGTTCTCAGGCGTGA
- a CDS encoding FAD-binding oxidoreductase — MNLLASDANTLGCLTPGPELLKQLMRQPLGSTPLRVCSGGSSSRCAANGCWTVDLQRHREVSYHENSREIEFGTGLTMTELLQVLRASNRSIPIGLAGLTGSGFILTGGMGPLSRSQGLAVDSITAIEGIWGSGESFSFSEDQTTVDGRLWRGLMGASPFLAVVTRLRLQTQQIQPLRVRHGLISPSLLPELLQMAEQWPETCSLQWSWCDRLEIYAVDCSSKETTPQTLTGLDPILGTDQHAAVQHCADQLEQPTFGKLASETGSSMAAHSEVTGRLGPALGRQAGPLIERLSARLNERPHRGCRISAQQLGGATARIDRQRTSFIHRDSVWKPWITASWNPGDLSGRERSLQWMDQVSDDLRQAFPGLHLAQLHDHLPNHRQELVDAFGEWLPELRQLKSELDPEGRLPPL, encoded by the coding sequence ATGAATCTGCTGGCGAGTGATGCAAACACCCTTGGTTGTCTGACTCCCGGTCCGGAGTTGTTGAAGCAGCTGATGCGGCAACCGCTTGGATCAACACCCCTACGGGTTTGCTCAGGCGGGAGCAGCAGTCGCTGCGCAGCCAATGGCTGCTGGACAGTGGATCTACAACGACATCGGGAAGTCAGCTACCACGAGAACTCCCGAGAAATCGAATTCGGCACCGGTCTGACGATGACCGAGCTGCTGCAGGTCTTACGAGCTTCAAACCGCAGCATTCCCATTGGACTTGCCGGCCTGACCGGAAGCGGCTTCATCCTCACGGGAGGGATGGGTCCCTTGAGCCGCTCTCAAGGCCTCGCTGTCGACTCCATCACTGCCATCGAAGGGATCTGGGGATCAGGTGAGTCCTTTTCCTTTTCGGAAGATCAAACAACAGTGGATGGACGCCTCTGGCGCGGACTGATGGGTGCCTCACCGTTCCTGGCTGTGGTCACACGCCTGCGCCTGCAGACCCAACAAATCCAACCATTGCGAGTACGCCATGGCTTGATCAGTCCCTCGTTACTCCCCGAACTGCTGCAAATGGCGGAGCAATGGCCTGAAACATGCAGCCTGCAATGGAGCTGGTGCGACAGGTTGGAGATCTACGCAGTGGACTGCAGCTCCAAGGAGACAACACCCCAAACGCTGACGGGACTTGATCCGATCCTGGGTACAGATCAGCACGCTGCCGTTCAGCACTGCGCGGATCAACTGGAGCAGCCAACCTTTGGCAAACTCGCCTCTGAAACCGGTTCGTCCATGGCGGCTCACAGCGAGGTGACCGGTCGTCTCGGTCCAGCCCTGGGGCGTCAGGCTGGCCCATTGATTGAGCGACTGAGCGCGCGACTCAATGAACGACCGCATCGTGGATGTCGCATCAGCGCTCAGCAACTCGGCGGAGCAACAGCGCGAATCGACCGTCAGCGCACTTCCTTCATTCACCGCGATTCGGTCTGGAAACCATGGATCACAGCAAGCTGGAATCCTGGAGATCTTTCAGGGCGGGAGCGCAGCCTGCAATGGATGGATCAGGTCAGTGACGACCTACGCCAGGCCTTCCCGGGATTGCATCTCGCACAATTGCATGACCATTTGCCCAACCATCGCCAGGAACTGGTCGATGCCTTCGGCGAGTGGTTGCCGGAACTGCGCCAACTCAAGAGCGAACTGGACCCGGAGGGACGATTGCCGCCGCTCTGA
- a CDS encoding SulP family inorganic anion transporter has protein sequence MASGSAPRQLNLGFGNPSKELLSGLVVAFAMIPEAIAFSGIAGVDPQVGLFGAFLLSITIAFVGGRSAMITSATGSTALLMTGLVATGEARGEGLGLTYLLVAGVVTGILQILWGWLRLAYQMRFVPLGVLSGFVNALALLIFQAQFPQLGINLHFGESDVAGHAHDLLPHGSQIPIVWGLVLLGLVIIYGLPRLTRLVPSQLVAIIVLTMISIGFSLEIPTVSSLGDLPTGLPLPSWPFGSPADMKVPFSLETLGIVLPTALAISLVGLMETFLTQDILDDRTDSNSNKNVEARGQGIANIVSSLFGGMAGCALVGQSVMNIDNGGRTRLSTLFSGVSLLAMILLGRPWLEQIPMAALVAVMISIAVSTADIAGLRRLRAIPKSDTAVMLMTFAVTMLTTPHNLALGVIAGVALAGILFSRKVAKVIRVDAVDVNEEMRRYVVTGQLFFVSKIYFLQGFDVHDHPSQITIDLSAAHIWDQSGVSALNQVISKLQQGGSKVEVQGLNEESLNLFERIGSQPEGGHG, from the coding sequence ATGGCCTCAGGATCCGCGCCTCGGCAGTTGAATCTCGGCTTTGGCAACCCAAGCAAGGAACTGCTGTCCGGACTTGTGGTGGCCTTCGCCATGATTCCGGAGGCGATTGCGTTCTCAGGAATCGCGGGTGTGGATCCGCAGGTCGGCCTGTTCGGAGCGTTTCTGCTGTCGATCACGATCGCTTTCGTCGGTGGTCGCTCGGCAATGATCACCTCCGCCACCGGCTCCACGGCACTGCTGATGACCGGTCTGGTCGCAACGGGGGAAGCGCGCGGCGAAGGGTTGGGGCTGACCTACCTCTTGGTTGCCGGGGTTGTGACAGGCATCCTGCAGATTCTCTGGGGTTGGCTGCGCCTGGCTTACCAGATGCGTTTCGTGCCTCTTGGCGTGCTGAGCGGATTTGTGAACGCGCTGGCGCTGCTGATCTTCCAGGCACAGTTTCCTCAACTGGGCATCAATCTTCACTTCGGCGAATCAGACGTAGCGGGCCATGCCCATGACCTGCTGCCCCATGGCAGCCAGATTCCGATCGTCTGGGGACTGGTCCTGCTTGGTCTGGTGATCATCTATGGATTGCCGCGCCTCACACGACTGGTGCCATCACAGCTGGTGGCCATCATTGTGCTGACCATGATCTCGATCGGTTTCAGCCTGGAGATCCCCACCGTCAGCAGCCTCGGGGACTTGCCAACCGGACTGCCGCTGCCGAGCTGGCCCTTCGGTTCGCCTGCCGACATGAAAGTGCCCTTCAGCCTCGAGACCTTGGGCATCGTTCTACCAACGGCCCTGGCCATCTCACTTGTTGGCCTGATGGAAACCTTCCTGACCCAAGACATCCTCGACGACCGCACCGACAGCAACTCCAACAAGAACGTCGAAGCACGAGGTCAGGGCATCGCCAACATCGTGTCTTCACTGTTTGGTGGCATGGCGGGCTGCGCCCTCGTTGGTCAGTCGGTGATGAATATCGACAACGGCGGACGCACCCGGCTCTCCACTCTCTTTTCAGGGGTCAGCCTGCTGGCCATGATTCTCCTGGGCCGGCCATGGCTCGAACAAATCCCCATGGCGGCACTGGTGGCTGTGATGATCAGCATCGCCGTGAGCACAGCTGACATCGCTGGACTGCGTCGCCTTCGGGCAATCCCGAAGAGCGACACGGCGGTGATGCTGATGACCTTCGCCGTCACCATGCTCACCACCCCACATAATCTTGCGCTTGGAGTGATTGCAGGAGTTGCGCTGGCAGGCATCCTGTTCAGCCGCAAGGTAGCCAAGGTGATTCGTGTTGATGCTGTTGATGTGAATGAGGAGATGCGCCGCTACGTCGTCACCGGGCAGCTGTTTTTCGTCAGCAAAATCTATTTTCTTCAGGGATTTGACGTTCATGATCATCCCAGTCAAATCACGATTGATCTTTCAGCAGCTCATATCTGGGATCAAAGCGGTGTCAGCGCACTCAACCAGGTCATCAGCAAGCTTCAGCAAGGTGGGTCAAAGGTCGAAGTTCAAGGATTAAACGAAGAAAGTCTCAATCTTTTCGAGCGAATCGGTTCTCAGCCTGAAGGGGGCCATGGCTGA
- a CDS encoding amino acid ABC transporter permease has translation MTGSRTAYRKRLNQAKRHPLQTLLSVVILALIAWVVWSTASWLIFGANWSVVSENLPLFAVGAYPENERWRPCLWLGLLCLMTAATLLQPLVSARWRLSGLALSWCWLAMLPLGLLLLAGGAGLPTVSSRDWGGLTLTVLLTGFSGLLALPLGVLLALGRRSKLTLPRHLCRFYIDGMRAVPLIAVLFFGQLLLPLFLPVDIEINRVLRAVVAFALFAAAYVAEDVRGGLQAIPGTQLEAAAALGLGPWQIQQLVVLPQALRVAVPALTNQAVGLLQNTSLMAILGLVELLGISRSLLANPAYIGRHLETYIWLAGLYWLVCTAMALMARQLERQGPSASTSAIPS, from the coding sequence ATGACCGGGTCACGGACTGCCTATCGGAAACGACTCAACCAGGCCAAACGTCATCCACTGCAGACACTGCTCAGCGTTGTGATCCTGGCCCTGATCGCTTGGGTCGTCTGGTCCACAGCGAGCTGGCTGATTTTTGGTGCTAACTGGTCTGTGGTCTCTGAAAATCTGCCGCTTTTCGCCGTTGGGGCCTATCCGGAGAACGAGCGCTGGAGACCTTGTCTTTGGCTTGGATTGTTATGCCTGATGACGGCAGCAACTTTGTTGCAGCCTCTCGTGTCCGCACGCTGGCGACTCAGTGGATTAGCTCTGTCATGGTGCTGGCTCGCCATGCTCCCGTTGGGCCTGCTGCTGCTCGCAGGCGGAGCTGGATTGCCGACCGTGAGCTCCAGAGATTGGGGTGGTTTGACGCTCACGGTCCTGCTCACCGGCTTCAGCGGTCTCCTGGCTTTGCCACTGGGGGTCCTGCTGGCCCTTGGGCGCAGAAGCAAGCTGACACTGCCACGCCATCTCTGTCGCTTCTACATCGATGGAATGCGAGCCGTACCGTTAATCGCCGTGCTGTTTTTCGGACAGCTGCTTCTTCCTCTGTTTCTGCCTGTCGACATCGAAATCAATCGTGTGCTCAGAGCCGTCGTGGCCTTCGCTCTGTTTGCGGCCGCCTATGTCGCCGAGGATGTCCGCGGAGGTTTACAAGCCATTCCAGGTACTCAGCTCGAAGCAGCGGCTGCTCTGGGGCTGGGTCCATGGCAGATCCAACAGCTCGTGGTTTTGCCTCAAGCTCTGCGAGTGGCTGTGCCGGCACTCACGAATCAAGCCGTTGGCCTGCTCCAGAACACCAGCTTGATGGCCATCCTTGGATTGGTGGAACTGCTCGGGATCAGCCGCAGCCTGCTGGCCAACCCTGCCTATATCGGCCGACACCTCGAGACCTACATCTGGCTTGCAGGGCTGTACTGGCTGGTGTGCACCGCCATGGCCCTCATGGCTCGCCAGCTTGAACGTCAGGGCCCCTCTGCCTCCACTTCAGCCATTCCTTCATGA
- a CDS encoding GMC oxidoreductase, which yields MSLNPFEAIVIGSGATGGVAAMTLAEAGLRVLVVEAGPDRSASEALGSEPGNSVRRAEGLISGRHRRQIQHPGYWKQNPSLYADERQYPYSTPEDQPFLWTQGRQVGGRSLTWGGITLRLSDYEFKGADHDGYGQNWPITHADLDPHYSALEQLFEVRGERDGLEQLPDGRMAPALPFMPEEERFRELLTRERGIPFIHSRGFEAHQRQQTSSWPKSSSNGSSLERALATGRVEILSNSMAEYLDMGPAQERARSVVVVNRSTGERQRLDCNLVVVCASTIATLRLLLQSESQSHSRGFSDPSGQLGKGLMDHVSCCRFFSVPSATGRVATQQSDPSSSLSGAGSFFLPFGNAPETCAGRPFLRGYGIWGGINRFDPPWWLKRNPDHRLGFLIGHGEVLSDARNQVCLSQRCDPLGVPMPHISCRWRANEQAMVEHMQSTIQDCINVAGGVTTSLADQVHLPLVKPLVAKALSAQEDAPAPGYYIHEVGGAPMGTSEDNSVVDRWNRLWRCPNVLVVDGACWPSSGWQSPTLTMMAITRRACLAAVTPEND from the coding sequence GTGTCCTTAAATCCCTTTGAAGCGATTGTGATCGGGTCGGGGGCCACAGGTGGCGTCGCCGCGATGACACTTGCCGAAGCAGGGCTCCGGGTTCTGGTCGTGGAAGCAGGACCCGATCGATCAGCTTCGGAAGCCCTGGGGAGTGAGCCAGGCAATAGTGTCAGGCGGGCCGAAGGGCTGATCAGCGGCCGCCATCGGCGTCAGATCCAGCATCCTGGCTACTGGAAACAAAACCCCTCCCTCTACGCAGACGAGCGTCAGTACCCCTACAGCACACCAGAGGATCAACCCTTTCTTTGGACCCAGGGTCGTCAAGTTGGCGGGCGCAGTCTCACCTGGGGTGGCATCACACTGCGCCTCTCGGACTATGAGTTCAAGGGCGCGGATCATGACGGATACGGCCAAAACTGGCCTATCACTCATGCCGATCTTGATCCTCACTACAGCGCACTCGAGCAGCTGTTTGAAGTCCGAGGTGAACGGGATGGCCTTGAGCAGCTCCCTGATGGTCGAATGGCACCGGCGTTGCCATTCATGCCTGAGGAAGAGCGTTTCCGTGAGCTGCTGACAAGGGAACGCGGCATCCCCTTCATCCATTCGCGAGGCTTTGAGGCCCACCAACGCCAGCAGACCTCGAGCTGGCCGAAATCAAGCAGCAACGGCTCCAGCCTTGAGCGCGCTCTGGCCACGGGTCGAGTGGAGATTCTGTCCAATTCGATGGCGGAATACCTCGACATGGGTCCAGCACAAGAGCGTGCCCGTTCTGTTGTGGTGGTGAACCGCAGCACTGGCGAACGTCAACGACTGGACTGCAATCTTGTGGTGGTCTGCGCTTCAACGATCGCAACGCTGCGTCTGCTGCTGCAGTCAGAGAGCCAGTCCCATTCCAGGGGGTTCAGTGATCCCTCCGGCCAACTGGGGAAAGGCTTGATGGACCACGTCTCCTGCTGTCGATTCTTTTCCGTTCCCAGCGCAACCGGACGTGTGGCGACACAACAATCCGATCCATCCAGCTCGCTTTCAGGAGCGGGCAGCTTCTTCCTACCTTTCGGCAATGCCCCAGAGACTTGCGCGGGGCGCCCCTTTCTGCGCGGCTATGGGATTTGGGGGGGCATCAACCGGTTTGATCCACCCTGGTGGCTGAAACGCAATCCAGATCATCGGCTTGGCTTTCTGATCGGCCACGGCGAGGTGCTCTCAGATGCAAGGAATCAGGTGTGCCTCTCGCAACGCTGCGATCCACTGGGTGTGCCAATGCCCCATATCAGCTGCCGATGGAGAGCGAATGAGCAGGCGATGGTGGAACACATGCAGAGCACGATTCAGGACTGCATCAACGTCGCCGGAGGTGTCACGACATCCCTGGCTGATCAAGTGCACCTACCGCTTGTGAAGCCGCTCGTTGCCAAAGCCCTTTCTGCCCAGGAGGACGCTCCAGCTCCCGGGTATTACATCCACGAAGTCGGAGGGGCACCCATGGGAACCAGCGAAGACAACAGCGTCGTTGATCGATGGAACCGTCTCTGGCGCTGTCCCAACGTGCTGGTGGTGGATGGGGCCTGCTGGCCCAGCTCCGGATGGCAGAGCCCGACGCTCACCATGATGGCGATCACCCGCAGGGCATGCCTGGCGGCTGTCACGCCTGAGAACGACTGA
- a CDS encoding amino acid ABC transporter substrate-binding protein: protein MTKRRSLISLLSACLAISACATLGDGDASRVDLIRKRGELRCGVSGKIPGFSFLQRDGSYAGLDVDLCKAFAAAIIDDPSKVQYRPLTAPERFTALKTGEIDLLSRNTTFNLSRDAAGGNGVSFAPVVFHDGQGLLVQRNSGIRSLKDLKGQAICVGSGTTTEQNLNDAFQSLGLPYKPIKYQDLNQVVAGYLQGRCQAMTSDRSQLASARSGFERPEQHVILGDILSKEPLAPLSSGGDQQLSDAMRWVVYAVITAEEMGITQANVDNKLQEAQNNPDLTKLRRFLGVEGDLGDKLDLSNDFVVNVIRATGNYGEIYNRHLGPDSAVPIPRGLNQLHRDGGVITAPPFQ from the coding sequence ATGACGAAGCGTCGCTCACTGATCTCCCTTCTCTCCGCATGCCTGGCAATTTCAGCCTGCGCAACCCTTGGAGATGGCGATGCATCAAGGGTGGATTTGATTCGCAAAAGGGGAGAACTGCGATGCGGCGTCAGCGGAAAGATCCCAGGTTTCAGCTTCCTCCAGAGAGATGGCAGCTATGCGGGCCTTGATGTGGATCTGTGCAAGGCCTTCGCAGCAGCGATCATCGATGACCCCAGCAAGGTGCAATACAGACCGCTCACAGCGCCGGAACGATTCACAGCACTGAAAACTGGAGAGATCGATCTTCTTTCACGCAACACAACGTTCAACCTCAGTCGAGATGCTGCAGGTGGAAATGGCGTGAGTTTCGCGCCAGTCGTTTTCCACGATGGGCAGGGGTTATTGGTGCAACGAAACAGCGGAATCCGCAGTCTTAAAGATCTCAAAGGTCAGGCGATCTGTGTTGGCTCAGGTACCACGACCGAACAGAATCTGAATGATGCGTTTCAGTCACTCGGGCTGCCATATAAGCCGATCAAATATCAGGATCTCAACCAAGTGGTTGCTGGTTATCTCCAGGGACGTTGCCAAGCAATGACATCAGACCGTTCGCAACTGGCATCAGCACGCTCAGGGTTTGAGCGACCTGAGCAGCACGTCATTCTTGGCGATATTCTCAGCAAGGAACCTCTGGCTCCCCTGTCTTCAGGTGGTGATCAACAACTCTCAGACGCCATGCGCTGGGTGGTTTATGCAGTGATCACAGCAGAGGAGATGGGAATCACCCAGGCCAATGTCGACAACAAGCTTCAAGAGGCGCAGAACAATCCTGATCTGACGAAGTTGCGACGGTTTCTTGGTGTTGAGGGTGATCTAGGCGACAAGCTGGACCTCAGCAATGATTTCGTGGTGAACGTGATCAGGGCCACCGGCAACTACGGAGAGATCTACAACCGACACCTGGGACCAGACAGCGCCGTTCCGATCCCACGCGGACTCAATCAGTTGCATCGCGATGGAGGTGTCATCACCGCGCCACCATTCCAATGA
- a CDS encoding HdeD family acid-resistance protein: MNSRRIAAVLLVIAAIAAILLPFVSATLLTIGIGGIAFAAGIGQFLRLGEESNSQGKLFRVLSALLYIGGSIFILIDPIDSEVSLTLFAGILLLVEGVMELASGASASGPAGGLSLVDGLLTSLIGVLLVLEWPSDSLWALGTLFGVALFTSALKLFSSPAEQPGN; the protein is encoded by the coding sequence ATGAATTCCCGTCGTATCGCTGCAGTGCTGCTGGTCATCGCTGCAATCGCTGCGATCCTGCTTCCCTTTGTTTCCGCAACTCTTCTCACCATTGGAATTGGTGGAATCGCATTTGCCGCAGGCATCGGTCAGTTTCTACGACTCGGCGAGGAGAGCAACAGTCAGGGAAAACTGTTCCGCGTTCTCTCAGCACTGCTGTACATCGGTGGCTCAATCTTCATCCTGATTGATCCCATCGACAGTGAAGTCAGCCTCACCTTGTTTGCAGGAATCCTGCTGTTGGTCGAAGGTGTCATGGAGCTTGCCTCAGGAGCCAGTGCATCAGGTCCAGCCGGTGGCTTGAGCCTTGTTGATGGCTTACTCACCTCCTTAATTGGCGTTCTGCTGGTGTTGGAATGGCCGTCCGACAGCCTCTGGGCACTGGGAACTCTGTTCGGAGTCGCCTTGTTCACGTCAGCTCTCAAGCTGTTCAGCTCACCAGCGGAGCAGCCCGGGAATTGA
- a CDS encoding sirohydrochlorin chelatase, which yields MTQQIVAPAATKHGVLICGHGSRNRLAVAEFEGLANGLKERLTGLPVEYGFLEFARPILRDGLERLREQGVEKVLAVPAMLFAAGHAKNDIPSVLNTYSAETGLEIDYGRELGVDRLMIAAAGARIQEALNRTSSVDLSDTMLVVVGRGSSDPDANSNVAKVTRMLVEGFGFGWGETVYSGVTFPLVEPGLRHVVKLGFKRIIVFPYFLFSGVLVSRIRQHTERVAEDHPGVEFVNASYLGDHSFVLDTFLERVHEVMGGETAMNCSLCKYRAQVLGFEQEVGLDQSSHHHHVEGLTEACALCERECTGVCQPDGIPIPVGAGHHHDHSHEHDHHSHDHGHHPYPHADHPLGPTTLRRIAPQQEATESQI from the coding sequence GTGACCCAGCAGATCGTTGCTCCTGCTGCAACCAAACATGGGGTTCTGATCTGTGGTCATGGCAGCCGCAACCGTTTGGCGGTTGCCGAGTTCGAGGGGCTGGCCAACGGACTCAAAGAGCGCCTGACCGGATTGCCGGTGGAATATGGGTTCCTTGAATTCGCACGTCCCATCCTGAGAGATGGCCTGGAAAGACTGCGAGAGCAGGGGGTCGAGAAGGTTCTTGCCGTTCCGGCGATGTTGTTTGCCGCTGGACACGCCAAGAACGACATCCCTTCTGTGCTCAACACCTACAGCGCTGAAACCGGGCTGGAGATCGACTACGGCCGAGAATTGGGCGTTGACAGGTTGATGATCGCCGCGGCAGGCGCACGCATTCAGGAGGCTCTCAACAGGACATCCAGTGTTGACCTTTCCGACACCATGCTTGTGGTGGTCGGACGTGGCTCCTCCGACCCTGACGCCAATTCCAACGTCGCCAAGGTCACCAGGATGTTGGTGGAGGGTTTTGGTTTCGGCTGGGGTGAAACCGTCTATTCGGGCGTCACCTTTCCACTGGTCGAACCCGGCTTGCGTCATGTGGTGAAGCTTGGGTTCAAGCGCATCATCGTGTTTCCTTATTTTCTGTTCTCAGGGGTGCTAGTCAGCCGCATCCGTCAACACACAGAACGGGTTGCGGAGGATCATCCAGGCGTTGAGTTTGTGAATGCGTCCTATCTGGGAGATCACAGCTTCGTTCTAGACACCTTCCTGGAGCGGGTTCATGAGGTGATGGGCGGAGAGACTGCAATGAACTGCTCTCTCTGCAAATACAGGGCTCAGGTGCTGGGCTTTGAGCAGGAAGTGGGGCTTGACCAGTCAAGCCACCACCATCACGTGGAGGGCCTTACAGAAGCTTGCGCCCTTTGCGAACGCGAATGCACGGGGGTTTGCCAGCCAGACGGCATCCCGATTCCTGTCGGCGCTGGCCACCATCACGATCATTCCCATGAGCATGACCATCACAGCCATGACCATGGGCACCACCCCTACCCCCACGCCGATCACCCCCTTGGACCCACGACCCTGCGTCGAATAGCACCACAGCAAGAGGCCACTGAGTCTCAAATCTGA
- a CDS encoding asparaginase, translating into MSIPSGYRGSARSLSTPPLEVRLRRGSSIESTHRVHAVVCDSRGRVLMKAGQPDFETFIRSALKPFQALPLISSGASETYSCGERGIAISCGSHSGTPNHAREAFRLLWNAELDSDDLQCPIPSGRSSPLEHNCSGKHAAFLITARKMGWPVETYLQGDHPLQQEITRRVAELLGLPPDELVAERDDCGAPTLRLQLDQMALLFAHLGSSAHAELEQISRAMLAHPELVAGEGRFDTELMRRSHHQVISKGGAEGIQCLSRTGEGLGVAIKVEDGARRAKQAVALHLLRQLDWMTPSGLKELEEQLLILNPGVHLDVEGELRTS; encoded by the coding sequence GCTCCCTGAGTACTCCACCTCTTGAGGTCCGGCTGCGGCGAGGCTCCTCGATCGAGTCCACTCACCGTGTGCATGCAGTGGTCTGCGACAGCCGCGGCCGGGTGCTGATGAAGGCTGGGCAGCCAGACTTCGAAACGTTCATTCGTTCGGCACTCAAACCCTTTCAGGCCCTGCCGCTGATCAGCAGCGGTGCCTCGGAGACCTACAGCTGTGGGGAACGGGGGATCGCCATTAGCTGTGGATCCCATTCAGGCACCCCAAATCATGCGCGTGAGGCCTTTCGGTTGCTTTGGAACGCAGAACTGGACAGTGATGATCTGCAGTGCCCCATCCCATCAGGCCGGTCGAGTCCTCTAGAGCACAACTGCTCGGGCAAGCACGCTGCTTTTTTAATCACTGCTCGCAAAATGGGATGGCCCGTTGAGACCTACCTCCAGGGAGACCATCCTCTGCAGCAGGAGATTACGCGTCGCGTGGCAGAACTGCTCGGCTTGCCCCCTGATGAACTGGTCGCTGAACGCGATGACTGCGGCGCCCCCACACTGCGCCTTCAGCTCGACCAGATGGCACTGTTATTTGCCCATCTGGGCTCTTCCGCTCATGCGGAGCTCGAACAGATCAGCCGGGCGATGCTTGCGCATCCGGAACTGGTGGCTGGGGAAGGTCGATTCGATACGGAATTGATGCGACGCTCCCATCACCAGGTGATTAGCAAAGGAGGGGCAGAAGGCATTCAATGTCTGAGCCGAACCGGAGAAGGACTTGGCGTGGCCATCAAGGTTGAAGATGGCGCCCGACGTGCCAAACAGGCTGTAGCCCTGCATCTGCTGCGTCAGCTCGATTGGATGACGCCGAGCGGACTGAAGGAACTGGAGGAACAGCTGCTGATCCTCAACCCTGGCGTTCACCTGGATGTGGAAGGTGAGCTGCGAACGTCCTGA